Part of the Candidatus Dadabacteria bacterium genome is shown below.
GCCGGAACGGGGCTCACCGGGCTCTGTCTCGCCGACCTGCCGCCCGAGAACGGAATAGACCTTCTCTGCCAGTGGACGGGAAGAACCTGGCCTTCTGCGTGCAACAACCACGGAACGGAACTTTTTTTCACAAACGACGAAGGTCTCTATCACGTGGACGTGAAGAACATGCTTCCAAAGGAGCATGAGCTTGACCTGTTTTTCCAGATGTCCAGGGAGGAGAAAACCGCGAGGATTCTTGAGCTTTACAGGGAAAGTCTTAACAAGCTTGAAGACGGAAGGGCCGACATGCCCGACAAGATGCCGGGGCTCTTTGAGTTTAACCAGTGGAATGCCAACAAGCCTGGCTCCTCGCTTTTTGTTCCCGTAACGGACGTGACCGAGGAGTACCTGAATCTTCTTACCCTTTACTGCGCTCACAGCTACGGATTCACGATTATCGACGATCTTACCGGAAAACCCGCGGGTGTTGAGAAGTGGGTGAAAAAAGGCAGGCTCAAGGGTGAAATCAAGCTCTCCCTGTTTGATCTTGAGGTAAGAATTCTTACGGGGCTTAACGTGGAGCAGGCGTTTATTACGCAGAACATGGCCCTCGCCCTCCAGCCTCTGGGACTTGCGGGATGGGCGTTTACGGGCTTTATACCGAGGTTTGCGATGGGAGCCGCTCCGAACCTTTTCAGGGGACTTGGATTCCGGTTCATCCAGCCGAAAAAGGGCACGATCGATCCCCCTACCACAGTTCCCGTAGGAAAGGACGGGGTTTTTGAAGCCTACTGTCCGCCTTACTATGAGAACATGGACGATGCAATCGATCACTTCCTGGCCCACAAGTGGAAAGCCTGGGAATCAGACAAGCCTTTTCCTTACACCGAACCCGACCGGCATCTTATGAAGGCCCCGAGACCAACGGAGACCACCATGCAGATCGTAAGGGATGTAGCGAACTACATTTACGACACTTACGGCAGATTTCCCGCGTTTGTGGATCCCATGTACATGAGGCTTGTTTTCCAGGCAATGCACATAGACCTGGATTTCTATGACCAGTACTACCCGAAGGGTTCTTACTCGGACAGGCATCTGCAGGCCTTTCTTGAGAACCACCCGGACCAGAGAGAGCGATTCGAAAAGTAGTATCTGCTGTATGCGGGGAGCTTGACTCGGTTTGCTGTAAGGAAGGAAACCAGCCATGCGCGTAGCTATTATAGGAAATGGGGTGACCGGGGTTGCAGCCGCCTTGAGTATACGCAGGCACCAGCCCGACTGGGAAATCGTAATGATTTCGGGGGAATCTTCATTTCACTACTCCCGCCCGGCGCTCATGTACATATTCATGGGCCACATGAGCTACAAGGATACCAAGCCCTACGAGGACAGTTTCTGGCAAAAAAACCGCATTGATCTGCTACGGGGCTGGGTTACTGAGATTGATACCGCCGGGAAAAAACTGATCATGCACGAAAAAGATCCCGTTTCGTTCGATAAGCTGCTTATCGCCACTGGGTCCAAGTCAAACAAATTCGGGTGGCCCGGTCAGGATCTCGGTGGTGTCCAGGGTTTATACAGCCTGATAGATCTAAGGCTTCTTTACGAGAACGTGAAGGGTGCCCGAAGCGCCGTCATAGTCGGGGGAGGGCTGATCGGAATCGAACTTGCGGAGATGCTCCACTCGCGCAATATTCACGTCACCTTTCTGGTAAGAGAGGAGTCCTACTGGACAAACGTCCTTCCGATTGAGGAATCGCGGATGATAAACCGTGTGATCACCGAACAGGGAATAGACCTCAGACTCACCACTGAGCTCAAGGAGATAGTCGGGAACGATTCGGGAAGAGTGCGGGGAGTTATAACCAACAAAGAGGAATTCATAGAAGCTCAGATAGTCGGACTCACCGCGGGGGTGAGTCCCAACATCGCCCTTGCCAAGACAAGCGGCATAAAGACAGGAAGGGGGATTCTGGTCGACTGGAGTTTCAGAACCGATATCCCGGACGTGTTCGCTGCCGGGGACTGTGCCGAGATAATTACCGAAGGAGAGGGAAGGAACCTTATTCAGCAGGTCTGGTACACGGGCAAGAGCCAGGGAAAGGTGGCCGGAGAAGTCATGGCCGGCCAGCAGAGCGTGTATGACCCTGGGATATGGTATAACTCGGCCAAGTTCTTCGATCTTGAGTACCAGACTTACGGTATGGTGAAAAACGTTCCCGTTGAAGAGGAAAGCAATTTTTACTGGGAGCATCCCGATCACAGCCGTTCGATAAGAATAGTTACGAGAGACGGCGCTGTCTGCGGCATAAACGTCATGGGCCTTCGCTACAGCCACAGGGTTTGTGAGAGTTGGGTAGCGGAGGGAAGGTCCCTTGACTACGTGCTCGATCATCTCGGGGATGCCAATTTCGACCCCGAGTTCTACGAAAAGTGCGAGGCGGAAATAATAAGGGAAATAAGGAAGCAGGCCGCCTGATGGAACAGCATACGATAAGCTACGATTTTGACGAGGAAACTCTGGGTTTTGAGGAACCGGAGAAGGCTCCGGCCAAGCCGCTTGGAACCGGAGAAAAGCTTTCTCTCGCTGTCCTAGGATTCGGAATACTGATGTTTGCGCTTCAGGCCATGGGCATGCCTCCGGGCGGCACCTGGGCCGGATTTCTTCTGGTACTTCTTCCCGTCTTCTTCGGTACGGCGTTCTACTTCTACCTTGATTTCAAGGACACAGTTCCGGGTATCAAGCACGACAACATCTACTTCAGGGGACTGACCAACAAGGGGGTTCTCGGCTGGCTTGTCGGAATTGTGTTCACCGGTTTCTACATAGCTCTTTACTGGTTTCCCGAATATTTGGCGGGAGGAATAAAGATCGTAAACCCGCTCTCGGTTGCCCTCTCCGGTTCTCCGGCTAACAACTGGTTTTTCTACGGTTTTCTCTACACCCTAGCCGTCTTTGTTTTCGGAGTGAGAATGTTCATGAAATACAGGAATAACCGCTACCAGAAGATAAGAACGGCCTCGGTTATGTTCTTCCAGCTTGGGTTCGCTTTTCTTATTCCCAACATACTTATGCTGTTTAACCAGCCCGAGTTCTACCTTAGCTACTTCTGGCCGCTTAAACCCGAATACCTGTTCCCGGGCACTTTAAGCTATTTTGTGAATCATCCCGGGGGACTTGGAATGTTCCTTATTTTCTGGGGAGCCGTAATGACCTTCATTGCCACTCCGCTTCTTACCTACTATTTCGGCAAGAGGTGGTACTGTTCCTGGGTGTGCGGATGCGGGGGGCTTGCGGAAACCATGGGGGATCCGTTTAGACAGCTTTCTGACAAATCGAAGAAGGCGTGGCGAATAGAGCGCTGGCTCGTTCATTCCGTACTGGTGTTCATCGTCGTTACTACGGTTCTTCTCTGGGTTAACTCCGCAACCTCGGGAGCGGTGTTCGGAGAAGCGTCGATGTCCCTTAAGAAGTGGTACGGGTTCTACATCGGTGCTATTTTCTCTGGGGTTATAGGCGTGGGTTTCTACCCCATAATGGGAAGCAGGGTGTGGTGCCGGTTCGGTT
Proteins encoded:
- a CDS encoding NAD(P)/FAD-dependent oxidoreductase → MRVAIIGNGVTGVAAALSIRRHQPDWEIVMISGESSFHYSRPALMYIFMGHMSYKDTKPYEDSFWQKNRIDLLRGWVTEIDTAGKKLIMHEKDPVSFDKLLIATGSKSNKFGWPGQDLGGVQGLYSLIDLRLLYENVKGARSAVIVGGGLIGIELAEMLHSRNIHVTFLVREESYWTNVLPIEESRMINRVITEQGIDLRLTTELKEIVGNDSGRVRGVITNKEEFIEAQIVGLTAGVSPNIALAKTSGIKTGRGILVDWSFRTDIPDVFAAGDCAEIITEGEGRNLIQQVWYTGKSQGKVAGEVMAGQQSVYDPGIWYNSAKFFDLEYQTYGMVKNVPVEEESNFYWEHPDHSRSIRIVTRDGAVCGINVMGLRYSHRVCESWVAEGRSLDYVLDHLGDANFDPEFYEKCEAEIIREIRKQAA
- a CDS encoding 4Fe-4S binding protein, translated to MEQHTISYDFDEETLGFEEPEKAPAKPLGTGEKLSLAVLGFGILMFALQAMGMPPGGTWAGFLLVLLPVFFGTAFYFYLDFKDTVPGIKHDNIYFRGLTNKGVLGWLVGIVFTGFYIALYWFPEYLAGGIKIVNPLSVALSGSPANNWFFYGFLYTLAVFVFGVRMFMKYRNNRYQKIRTASVMFFQLGFAFLIPNILMLFNQPEFYLSYFWPLKPEYLFPGTLSYFVNHPGGLGMFLIFWGAVMTFIATPLLTYYFGKRWYCSWVCGCGGLAETMGDPFRQLSDKSKKAWRIERWLVHSVLVFIVVTTVLLWVNSATSGAVFGEASMSLKKWYGFYIGAIFSGVIGVGFYPIMGSRVWCRFGCPMAAVLGIFQRYLSRFRITTNGDQCMSCGNCSTYCEMGIDVRAYAQKGENIVRASCVGCGVCSAVCPRGVLKLEDGGTFKDRFSGADRPLGALIDSLKHV